The Plectropomus leopardus isolate mb chromosome 15, YSFRI_Pleo_2.0, whole genome shotgun sequence genome has a segment encoding these proteins:
- the LOC121954848 gene encoding calcium homeostasis modulator protein 2-like has protein sequence MAAYALVTENFKFMSLFFKSKDVMIFNGLIALGTVAGQTAYSVFAFECPCSSGRNYRYGLAAIGAPALAFFLIGIMMNKSTWDLVSECRLRNCRKLSGAAAFALLGTIIGRAVVAPLTWAVISLLQGKAYTCALSEFLDPETLEGFPSDQGSAMAKFPCPESVSTELKGFWPEIERRLKYESQLIGWLLVAGMAVTVFLMLCVKRCSSPLGYRQEDYWSEYRSNEKTLFQRTASVHSRLLAAENVKNFFGFVALEKEEKEQLTEHQSASPICSTNWNRVTGVYLYREKNGLPLYSRLHKWATYSLENNVEAMEKEMDTFS, from the exons ATGGCTGCTTACGCACTCGTCACAGAGAACTTTAAGTTCATGTCCCTCTTCTTCAAGAGCAAAGATGTGATGATCTTCAACGGTCTGATCGCTCTGGGCACTGTGGCCGGGCAGACTGCATACAGCGTTTTTGCCTTTGAATGTCCGTGCTCCTCTGGGAGGAACTACCGCTACGGTCTGGCTGCCATTGGTGCTCCAGCGCTGGCATTTTTCCTCATAGGAATAATGATGAACAAGAGCACCTGGGACCTGGTGTCTGAGTGTCGGCTCAGAAACTGCAGGAAGCTGTCTGGAGCCGCAGCCTTCGCGCTGCTGGGAACCATCATTGGTCGAGCCGTGGTGGCTCCGCTAACGTGGGCAGTCATCTCTTTGCTGCAGGGCAAAGCATACACATGTGCCCTCAGTGAATTTCTTGACCCCGAAACTCTGGAGGGCTTCCCCTCTGATCAGGGGTCAGCAATGGCCAAATTCCCATGTCCAGAAAGTGTTTCGACAGAGCTGAAAGGCTTCTGGCCCGAAATTGAGCGACGCCTTAAATATGAGTCTCAG CTGATAGGCTGGCTACTGGTGGCAGGGATGGCTGTGACGGTGTTCCTGATGCTGTGTGTGAAGCGCTGCTCCTCTCCACTCGGTTACCGGCAGGAGGACTACTGGTCCGAGTACCGCTCCAATGAAAAGACCCTCTTCCAACGCACGGCATCTGTCCATTCCCGCCTCCTGGCTGCAGAGAATGTCAAGAACTTCTTTGGCTTTGTGGCtctggagaaggaggagaaggagcagctGACAGAGCACCAGAGTGCCAGTCCAATCTGCAGCACCAACTGGAACAGAGTGACCGGAGTCTACCTCTACAGGGAGAAGAACGGGCTGCCGCTGTACAGCAGGCTCCACAAGTGGGCCACGTACAGCCTGGAGAATAACGTGGAGGCCATGGAGAAGGAGATGGACACGTTCAGCTGA
- the calhm3 gene encoding calcium homeostasis modulator protein 3 produces MERLKLVLQYFQSNSESISNGICIILALVSVKLYTSFDFNCPCLPQYNKMYSLGVMIVPPIILFFLGVLVNRHTGVMMDEYMRPIGNRSKNPAVVKYLFSAMIQRALLAPMVWILVTLLDGKIFICAFSVSVDPALFSGLPNNTGLDVIKIMAKVPCKEDVIFKNSSFRKAVSRYVRCYSQAVGWSILLFLIVLGAMGRLIKPCFDDHATFLQTRYWSNYLDVEQKLFDETCVLHARDFARKCVVQFFEDMREDAILRLPHPLVITNYREEWEDEEEERLHGVSNQDQVDQLLNKWYYNKPELDVTRIAYRPRTCVTWEDRDGKTLYSDV; encoded by the exons ATGGAGCGTCTCAAGTTAGTCTTGCAGTACTTTCAGTCCAACTCTGAGTCCATCTCCAATGGGATCTGCATCATCCTGGCCCTGGTCAGCGTCAAGCTCTACACCAGCTTCGACTTTAACTGCCCGTGCCTTCCTCAGTACAACAAAATGTACTCTCTGGGAGTGATGATCGTCCCACCCATCATATTGTTCTTCCTAGGGGTCTTGGTCAACCGGCACACAGGCGTCATGATGGACGAGTACATGAGACCCATTGGGAACAGATCCAAAAATCCTGCTGTGGTGAA GTACCTGTTCTCAGCCATGATCCAGAGGGCCCTGCTGGCCCCAATGGTGTGGATCCTGGTCACTCTGCTGGATGGAAAGATCTTCATCTGTGCCTTCAGTGTTAGTGTAGATCCTGCACTTTTCTCAG GTTTACCCAACAACACAGGTCTGGATGTGATCAAAATTATGGCCAAAGTGCCATGCAAGGAGGACGTTATCTTCAAGAACAGCTCTTTCCGCAAAGCAGTCTCACGTTACGTTCGCTGCTACTCACAA GCAGTCGGCTGGTCCATCCTTCTCTTCCTGATTGTACTGGGAGCAATGGGACGCCTCATCAAGCCCTGTTTCGACGACCACGCCACCTTCCTGCAGACGCGCTACTGGAGCAACTACCTTGACGTGGAGCAGAAGCTCTTTGACGAAACCTGCGTCCTGCATGCACGCGACTTCGCCCGGAAATGCGTGGTGCAGTTCTTTGAGGACATGAGGGAGGACGCCATACTCCGTCTTCCCCACCCGCTTGTCATCACCAACTACAGAGAGGAGTGggaggatgaagaagaggagagactTCATGGGGTGTCAAATCAGGATCAGGTGGACCAGCTGCTCAACAAGTGGTACTACAATAAACCTGAACTGGACGTCACCAGGATAGCCTACAGACCCAGGACGTGTGTCACCTGGGAGGACAGAGACGGGAAGACTTTATACTCTGATGTCTAG